The proteins below come from a single uncultured Carboxylicivirga sp. genomic window:
- a CDS encoding WbuC family cupin fold metalloprotein — protein MIINDELLDGIIEQSRYNSRRRKNYNFHEVMDDPLQRMINVLQPDSYVQPHKHEDPDKREAFIILKGRLLVVIFDDEGKITDSAILDNSKGSYGYDINPGIFHSIIALEPDTVVYEVKDGPYNPMDDKNFAAWAPKEGDENALFYNEKLKKLLL, from the coding sequence ATGATAATTAATGACGAATTATTAGATGGAATTATTGAGCAATCCAGGTATAATAGTAGGCGTAGAAAAAACTACAATTTTCATGAAGTAATGGACGATCCGTTGCAAAGAATGATCAATGTTTTACAACCTGATAGCTACGTACAGCCGCATAAACATGAAGATCCGGATAAAAGAGAGGCATTTATCATTTTAAAAGGCCGTTTGTTGGTAGTTATTTTTGATGATGAGGGAAAGATAACGGATTCGGCAATATTGGATAATTCGAAAGGTAGTTATGGTTACGATATTAATCCGGGTATATTTCATTCTATTATCGCATTGGAACCCGATACGGTTGTATATGAAGTAAAGGATGGTCCGTACAATCCAATGGATGATAAAAATTTTGCTGCGTGGGCTCCCAAAGAAGGTGATGAAAATGCACTTTTTTATAATGAAAAACTGAAAAAGTTACTTTTATAA
- the hisS gene encoding histidine--tRNA ligase: MAQKPSIPKGTRDFSPVEMVKRNYIFDTVKSVFQKYGYLPIETPAMENLSTLLGKYGEEGDKLLFKILNSGDYLKKADAGLLAEKASNKVITQLSEKGLRYDLTVPFARFVVQHQSEITFPFKRYQIQPVWRADRPQKGRYREFFQCDVDVVGSNSLLNEVELIQIVDEVYQLLNINVVLKLNNRKVLSGIAEIINASDKIVDITVAIDKLDKIGLEKVNEELASKGLSEEAIQTIQPIIMLSGSNREKVVKLREVLAASEVGLKGVDELEVVLNYLDTLNLDLEVELDLTLARGLNYYTGAIFEVKAKDVAIGSITGGGRYDDLTGIFGLKDVSGVGISFGADRIYDVMNQLELFPKADGAKTRAMFVNFGGEDELYALAILTQIRKAGINAELFPDDAKMKKQMNYANKKEIPFVVLTGEEERKEGVVTLKNMETGEQSKLGVDELIKVISI; encoded by the coding sequence ATGGCTCAGAAACCAAGTATACCTAAAGGTACCAGGGATTTTTCGCCTGTGGAGATGGTGAAACGTAACTACATTTTCGATACGGTAAAATCAGTTTTTCAAAAATATGGTTACTTGCCCATTGAAACGCCGGCAATGGAAAACCTATCTACTTTGTTAGGTAAATATGGTGAAGAAGGAGATAAGTTGCTTTTTAAAATTTTAAATTCGGGCGATTATCTTAAAAAGGCAGATGCTGGATTACTGGCCGAGAAAGCATCGAACAAAGTGATTACTCAGTTGAGTGAAAAAGGACTTCGTTATGATCTAACAGTTCCTTTTGCTCGTTTTGTTGTGCAACACCAGAGCGAAATCACATTCCCTTTTAAGCGTTACCAGATTCAACCGGTTTGGAGAGCCGATCGTCCTCAAAAAGGCCGTTATCGCGAGTTTTTCCAATGTGATGTGGATGTGGTTGGAAGCAACTCTCTGCTGAACGAAGTGGAGTTGATCCAGATTGTTGATGAGGTTTATCAACTTTTAAACATCAATGTGGTGTTAAAACTGAATAACCGTAAAGTTTTATCTGGAATTGCTGAAATCATCAATGCCTCAGATAAAATTGTTGATATCACTGTTGCTATCGATAAGCTGGATAAAATCGGTTTAGAGAAGGTGAATGAAGAGTTGGCTTCGAAAGGATTATCTGAGGAAGCGATCCAAACAATACAGCCTATCATCATGTTGAGTGGAAGCAACAGAGAAAAGGTTGTAAAGCTTCGTGAGGTATTAGCTGCTTCAGAAGTTGGCCTGAAAGGTGTTGACGAGTTGGAAGTGGTGTTGAATTATCTCGATACTTTAAATCTTGATTTGGAAGTGGAGCTGGATCTTACTTTGGCGCGTGGTTTGAATTATTATACAGGTGCCATTTTTGAGGTAAAAGCGAAAGATGTAGCAATCGGAAGTATTACTGGTGGTGGTCGTTACGACGATTTAACAGGTATCTTTGGTTTGAAAGATGTTTCGGGTGTGGGTATTTCATTTGGTGCCGATCGTATTTACGATGTAATGAACCAACTGGAGTTATTTCCTAAAGCCGACGGAGCAAAAACACGTGCGATGTTTGTGAATTTTGGTGGCGAAGATGAATTGTATGCATTGGCTATTCTTACCCAAATTCGTAAAGCAGGTATCAACGCTGAGTTATTTCCCGATGATGCCAAAATGAAAAAACAGATGAACTATGCCAATAAAAAAGAGATTCCTTTTGTAGTGCTTACAGGCGAGGAAGAAAGAAAAGAAGGCGTAGTTACATTGAAAAACATGGAAACTGGCGAACAAAGCAAGTTAGGAGTTGACGAATTGATAAAAGTCATCAGCATCTAA
- the hutH gene encoding histidine ammonia-lyase: MNKIYHISPKPLSFEIIETILSEGYHLKLSDESVDLIQACKKYLDDKIAKEDGPVYGINTGFGALHSISISKDDLSRLQENLVKSHACGIGREVPRDVVKLMLMLKIHALSLGKSGVQLATVNRLIDFFNNGIYPIVFEQGSLGASGDLAPLAHLFLPLIGEGDVHFNGETRPAIDVLNEKGWEPIKLGAKEGLALLNGTQFMSSHAVYTLLKAFRLSKYADIIAALSLDAFDGRIEPYFPQLHTIRPHKGQIETARNIKAILEGSELITRDKKHVQDPYSFRCVPQVHGAIKDAINYVAGVVLTEINSVTDNPIVFPDDDMIISGGNFHGEPLALAMDFLGIAMSEIGSISERRTYRLISGERGLPEFLVANPGLNSGFMIPQYSAASIVSLNKQMATPSSVDSIPSSNEQEDHVSMGGNASTKALKIADNVERVLAIELFNASQAMEFRRPAKTSEYLESFLAQYRNYVTFVEEDKIMYKEIQKSVDFLQNGRFDEFHSTEK, encoded by the coding sequence ATGAATAAAATATATCACATTTCTCCCAAACCTTTATCTTTCGAAATTATCGAAACGATTCTTTCTGAAGGATATCACCTTAAATTGTCTGATGAATCGGTTGACTTGATTCAGGCTTGTAAAAAATATCTCGACGATAAAATAGCCAAAGAAGATGGACCTGTTTATGGGATCAATACCGGTTTTGGTGCTTTACATAGCATCTCAATTTCGAAAGACGATTTGAGTCGTTTGCAAGAGAATCTGGTGAAGAGCCATGCCTGTGGTATTGGACGTGAAGTGCCACGCGATGTGGTTAAGCTGATGCTAATGCTGAAAATCCATGCTTTAAGTTTAGGCAAATCAGGTGTTCAGTTAGCTACGGTTAATCGTTTAATCGATTTTTTTAATAATGGTATTTATCCAATTGTTTTTGAACAAGGATCATTGGGTGCATCTGGTGATTTAGCTCCTTTGGCTCACCTGTTTTTGCCATTGATAGGCGAAGGAGATGTGCATTTTAACGGTGAAACACGTCCGGCCATTGATGTATTGAACGAAAAAGGATGGGAGCCAATCAAATTAGGAGCAAAAGAAGGTTTAGCTCTGCTGAACGGAACACAGTTTATGAGTTCGCATGCTGTGTATACCTTGTTAAAAGCTTTCCGCTTATCGAAGTATGCCGATATTATTGCAGCTTTATCATTGGACGCTTTTGACGGTCGTATCGAACCTTATTTCCCGCAATTGCATACCATTCGTCCGCATAAAGGGCAGATTGAAACAGCCCGAAACATTAAAGCAATTTTGGAAGGAAGTGAATTGATTACACGTGATAAAAAACATGTTCAGGATCCATATTCTTTCCGATGTGTTCCTCAGGTGCATGGAGCTATTAAAGATGCGATCAACTACGTAGCAGGAGTGGTGCTAACTGAAATAAATTCAGTAACTGATAATCCTATCGTGTTCCCCGATGATGATATGATTATTTCGGGTGGAAACTTCCATGGTGAACCTTTGGCTTTGGCTATGGATTTCTTAGGAATTGCCATGAGCGAAATCGGAAGTATCTCAGAGCGTCGTACCTATCGTTTAATTTCAGGTGAGCGTGGTTTACCTGAGTTTTTGGTTGCTAATCCGGGTTTGAACAGCGGTTTTATGATTCCTCAATATTCGGCAGCGTCTATTGTTAGTTTGAATAAGCAGATGGCAACACCATCGTCGGTAGATAGTATTCCATCGTCTAATGAGCAGGAAGATCATGTGAGTATGGGAGGAAATGCTTCAACCAAAGCATTAAAAATTGCTGATAATGTGGAACGTGTTTTGGCCATTGAGTTATTCAATGCATCACAAGCAATGGAATTCCGTCGCCCGGCAAAAACATCAGAATATTTGGAGAGCTTTTTAGCTCAGTATCGTAATTACGTAACTTTTGTTGAAGAAGACAAAATCATGTACAAAGAGATTCAAAAAAGTGTTGATTTTCTTCAAAATGGCCGATTTGATGAGTTTCATTCAACGGAGAAATAA